ttagaAAGTAGTCTATTCTCCAATAGATAGAATAAGTACCTAACACTGCTAATACCCAACTAACTATCGACTTctcacattcaaaatttttttggttttcagaaattatatgtATACAAATATACAAGCaacaatgaccaaaaattggcatcactgcgtttcGAAATATTGACTTACTTGTTAGGTAGCTTGAAAATGACTCAACtataatgtgaaatattttaaaagaaaaaattttcaaaacaggaaCAGGAACTCATTCAAAATACAAGATTTGTGAATTTCCAATTCCAATCCCTCATTAGGACTCTAAAAGTGGTCTGGAATATTTAATGGGAATGGCTTATAATATGTAGATTTATGCGGAATCTTGACTAATACAAAACTAAGCCAtctttaggtataggtacttttgtaACTGGGccgtttttctaaaaaagattGGTAGGAGCTACagcgaaaaaaatcgaggtCACGTCCCCTTTTCGAGAATCCATACATCTCTCCTTTAGGAACACCTtcagaactaaatttttttcgagcaactttcaacttcaaataCACGCCTTTCctaattttgatcgaaatcctcttacatatttttttcagcatctaCCCTAATAATATGGTAAGTATATAAATGTACCAACCTTGTTTGAACCATTGCCGGAGTTTCGCGTTGGCCTTTTTACAGTTGAGAgatgttttttctgttttgcagATCGAGTAATCCGACCTTGATCGGCGTTTTCTTGATCTTTTGAGTATCCTGGTTGCGCCTCTGCGTTATAACGACTCTCTAACGACTTTTTTGAGGAAGGAATGGTAGAATTCGGAGATTGACTATCTTCGTCAGAATATTCCCGTTTCAAAGGtgtaactgaaaaataaaaaatggaattaaaaattggGAAGGTAACTAATGGTACATCTTCtttggagaaatgaaaaaaatcattcattttttatagaattttttttacctctcaatCTAAAAATATTCGTACTCTCATACACAGCAGGTGAGtagtcaaattcaaaaaataaaaaaggtaccgaaaaattaaatttaaaaaaaaatgaaatcacccGATGTACTCTTACTTTACACTCACCTTCTTCAAAATGTTGCTCAAGTGGATCCTCTGTACTGCAACGTCTGCTATTCGAATTTTCTGCAGAAGACGTAGTCAAAGAGTAACGATTATTTTTAGTCACATTTCTGCAAGTGTCTGCGTCcactactgaaaaaaattcacgtataAGCCCAACAGTGTTTCTTCTCATGACAGACAgcataataattctaaaatacataaggtgcaccgggggaagttggaattcggggtaagttagaaaactcgctctagcgcctagaggtttatatctggcgaagtgccactaaaggtgacttgagggtactacccctacttcatcacggcataaaaattttcgcgattcagtttcattttagatgtctttggttcaattgtattttgttgttgttttgaacttgttttgaatttgttctaaaatacagactttctatttcttagtttttcgcatatagtggacgaaccgtgcgtcctagtgaaaatctgatgagagtgatctcaaagagaattaaattctctacaattttggtgttatgcaatttttctaggacgctccatttgtgatctacacctctgcaaagtttagccccttctgacttcccccaattggggtaagtcaataccacctatagtaaaaggcctgagcgctgaatcgttatcaccttctgacgtcacCACTAGTAGATggctcgattgtgtttaccatttgaattttaacgtacatTTAAATGGCGAGTTCGTGAAAtagagtaaaactttcgttaaaaacgttattaaaatgatgacattttaattaatattcgttctaAAATGTGGTGTAGTGATGagatattgttgttttcaactactggtggtgttggattactttatttttgtacaaaagtgaatttttcgcgatctgtttgtgttgtgacATTGTGTGATTCGGATGTGTAGATATCTtgtgaagtgaataaaaatgaaaactgatgtgtactagtgcctgtgttttactggaataacatcgcagtgaaatgaatagtgaaccatataatctaaaatgcgttttaaatCTGCATTGTGAATACAACCATCCAACTACAATGGATGGATAAGGTTATCTAATCAAGAATCAAGAAACCATcaacatctcaaaccaattagatgattttagtgggattttgacaagattcgacgattatttaattatatttcaccagtgagtGTTGTATTATCCgccaaaaggtataattttgtcaagtttatgtataactttcatctttaatgttgaaaaacagtgttgtttataacctaatttcttcattatttttcattaaaatcattcctacatgatcataaattcattattcatgtagataaaatatgaaaaataaaattttcgcaggatttaattcgtttgagtgcatttttcattcaattctataGTGTATTATGATATGTTAGATACGTAAGTACTACCAAGTagcgatgacgtcacaaaacagcgctcaggccttttactataggtggtattgggtaagtcagaacagtttacattttattccactgaCCGAAATCTACTGCGTCAAtcacgctcaaattttcaccataggttaagaacccttatggaaacctacataataaatttgatccatattggttcattagaaggggagtaacagctggtcaaagttgaaattgcgaaaaatcgttctgacttgccccggtgcaccttacatatGATTTCTTACTCACCTCTTATGGAAAATTGTTTAAGGTTTGCCTTCGCACTATGAAGAAGGTCGGTAGATATTTCTTGGGGAGAAATTGTCGAATTTACAAAGTGATTATCTTCGGCAATCATTTCGGCTGGTTCATCGAGCATAACTGAAAATCCAGAAATACATACTTTTAGTTGGCAATTTTGCTTTAAAGTATCCCTTAGGATGTCCCTCACATTTTCCACAAACTAACGTAATTACCAACCTTCTTCGGTAAATGGTTCTGATTTTACTTCTATCTTAATCTCAGGGTTGTCGATCGATATTTCTACGGAAGGCATACTCGAATCCGTAGTGTAAACATCTTCGGCTTTAACGTGTTCGGCAGATTGTAGGAGCTCATCTGAAAAACATAGTTTACAGTTGTTTACTTCTCCAATCCCAACAATTAATGATtatgtaagtaaataaaaaaatttaaaaaaaaaacttcaggaTTATTAGATTATGTTCGGCACTACAAAAGTTGAATATGAAAATGGTAGAAAACTACAATAACATGAACCCCATAAATTGCCAGTTTTTGGAACAAAACTCATTCTAAGTACCTAGTGATATGTTCTGAACTAATACTAAATATCTATGTACTGACCTTTTACAAAACGTTGATCAGTTCGTGCCTCCTGTTTCACTTTTAGTTCTAACGTTGGAACACTATTGAAATAAAAGATATATTGTTTCAACAACAAATTAGAGAAAAATGTAGAAAGACGATGGTTCTTAAACGAGCTGACTTACTTTTCTTGATCAGACGGATAAGAATCATTTTCGATCTTACACAAGATATTATTTTGGAACTGGTTTGAGGTAACATGATCACTGGAAGTTCCAAGCATGCTCTGCTCGGATTTCTCTTCAGAAAAACCATCAAATAAATCCATATTGTTCACACGTGCGTTAGTAAAATTATTTAAGGAGGTTTCATTACAAACGTCGTTACTTTGTCGCGACATTTCTTTCTAAATTACAATACACCATTCATCGGATTCTTCGTTTAAAAAGTACCTGTTGCATGAAAAATACTAAACTTTGAAGTTAGCTGGGTTTTAGTTTATGGATAAATTTTTATCAGTACTTATCAGTAAATTTGTTATCAGTCGATTGTTGTtgttaagaaaatgaaaattatcatgTTTTGGCGTGTTACAGTTGGCAACATTGCAATCGATGtgttatggttacggttacaCTTACAGGTACGGTTCTGCACAAGAAATGGCTACGGGCATGgaataaagaaaaacaaaaatttaaatttaattacataattacctaaaaaacaaaatcgaatgAATAGAGAAACTAAAAAcgtgaaaacactgaaaacatgaactgagaaaaaaaattaattaaaaaataaaaatgaaaatctattgAAATAGTAAAAAGAAACTTGAGAGTTGAGATTgagaacttgaaattgaaaatgaaatgcaaTCACTTGTGAGTGTGACTTGTGGGAGAGATTTTTAGGTTTacgatttgaacggaaccgcgatttttggaaagaggaTACTTAGTCTAAAAcccctaaaaccaaattttcagctgcccaagttcatttttcaatttttggcgaatttttgaaaattcaacattgaCTGTTTTTGccttttggtgatttatgctttttttttgaaaagtacgcACTTGATctataaaaatggtcaaaataactCTCAAAagtaaaactaatattaattacctaaatccaaatttcaccattcccagccattctggagcctccagcgcaatttttcaatttctccagaaggcgtgaatatgaagttgggcagctaaaaatcgagttttgtatcatactcgacctgtttagcGAGtgtatctacatttgagccgattttggaagtgacatctcagcttttttcaaaattaaaaaatccaaaaaatcaaaagataaccgtttgtgaggaaatttttgaaatttgcgcgaatcgaagtattttttcaagaactaacccccggagtgCAAATCCTaacatttccagccgttttggagtgagagtgacacctcaaaaaaccactcttgagatgtcactctcaaaatcggctcaaatgtggataaactcgttgaacaggtcgagtataatacacaacacgatttttagctgcccaactgcatattcaagccttctggagcaaattcgaaattctggagaaattgaaaaatcgtgctggaggctccagaatggctggaaatcgtAAAATTCTGATTTGGGGGATTAGTTTCGAacaatacagcgattcgcgtgaatttcaaaaatttcctcacaaacagttaggtatcttttgatttttttggcttttttaattttgaaaaaagctggtcattGGTCAAataaaccactcttgaggtgtcactcccaaaatcggttcaaatgtagataaattcgttaaaccgGTCGAGtgtgcaaattcaaaattctggagaaattgaaaaatcgcgctggaggctccagatttgctggaatttgtgaaatttggatttagggggttagttacggacaaaatacagcgattcgcgtgaatttcaaaaatttcctcacaaacggttatcttttgattttttggatttttttttttgaaaaaagctggtcaaaaaaccacttttgaggtgtcactcaaaatcggctcaaatgtggataaactcgttaaacaggtcgagtagaatacacaactcgatttttagctgcccaactgcatattaacgccttctggagcaaattcaaaattctggagaaattgaaaaatcgcgctggaggctccagaatggctggaaacggtaaaatttggatttgggtaattaatatgagttttgggactcattttgaccatttttactgattaagtacgtatgtacttttaaaacaaaaagcataaatcgccaaaaacagtcaattttgaattttcaaaaattcgccaaaaatcgaaaaatgaacttgggcagctgaaaatttggttttgggggttttagactatgctctttccaaaaatcgcggtcccgttcaaatcggagtgtgataCCTCAAGAGGTTCATTTGTTAGTACTAtagtacaatttgaaaaaaagtttaaaattctgtACCACGTACTTACAACCGGGGCAATTTGCGACTGacatttaaattttacattttcggccattttggaaatcattgaagccccacagctccgtcaaaaaaaaatcgaaaaaatgtccggtttgcatCAATTGTCATAGTTTGATGACCTCtgcacatgatctgattttgaaaaaaaatcaaagaccaccctcgtgcaaaaatccgccaaattagcatggaatgaccccataAAATTTCACTAGATATACCTGACCctttattacctatattttttcgaTCCTGGTTACATGTCGGTGCTCACTAAAAGTCAAACAAACTATGACTTTTGAAGGAAGAGGTGAAGAAGAAAGGCGAGGGTTACGCCATGtcgcaaaaaatattttcctcgtTATTTGTGGAGGTAGGCTTTAAGGGGGGATAGAAATTAACGCgtaaacttcgaaaaatttgggtaaaattggCATTTTGCATTTCAACTATTTTGTCCAGAAGAtggcaaaaatccaaaaaaacgaGTCGACTATCAAGTTGTGAGATTCTGTAATTCACTCTAATTTGAATGCGATAAATTCATTACAttgatagaatttgaaaaaaattaaacgttaaACATACCatactgtattttttcatattccCATATAAATTGTAGCACAAGACGTCTGGTATCAATAAGTAAAGTATTTACACGCCAATCTCTAAGAATAAACTGAAGTTAGAAGTCAATAATGTTTgaagtcaagttttttcaaattgaaaaaaaaacacaaaacaaataTAGGTAAAACTTTGAATCTGTAGGTACACATTTAGATAGGTAGTAGCCAGtacaattattgaaatttaagtACACATATATATGATATGTGATCCGCTAGAGTGCTCTTACAGGTGAATTTCTTGCCGCAATGGGCACACTCAAAACGAGGACCTTCAGCATGGATACGTTCGTGCTTTGACCAACTTTGACTATACTTGAACTGTTggttgcatatgcggcatttgaagggTTTATCTTCACTATGCGTCTTTTGGTGCTGAGTTAGCTGATCTTTTTTAGCAAAACTTTTGCTACATATTTGACAAGAAAACGGTTTCTCACCGGAATGTAGTTTCAGGTGCGTAAAGAGATTACTTTTAGAGGATAGCTTTTTCCTGCATATGGAACactcaaaataaactttttccATATGCATGCGTTCGTGCGCCAATTTACCGTGATTGTGCTTGAATCGTACGTCGCAAATTCGGCATTTGTAACGTTTCTTTTTACTATATTTCAATTCATGTCTAATAAGATCACTTTTATAGGCGAACTGTTTGTCACAGACTCGGCAGTGAAACGGCTTCGTATGTTCTCGCTGCTGGTGTCTTGTCCAATCACGTTTGTTGATAAACATTGTACCACAAATATTGCAGCGGTAGGAGAACGAATTCCGAAtctgtacctttacctacaggAAAACAAGATCATATCGCAAAATTACAATTCGTTTTCTATTGAATAATTGTGTTGTCAACTAGTTATGCACcataaataccaaaatttaGCATACACAGAGTGCGTAAAAATACTGAGACACCCCCCttcccccccccaaaagttACATGTATAGTACAGTACATATTTCGATTATTCGCATTGAGCGATTGGTCGGTGCCTTGGTGTATTGAGATGATAACATGTCACCAATAGTATTCATCTATTTCACGTTTCCGACCGTAAGTATTGACTTTTTTGAGTTATCtaaattaaaaagttgtaatAGATAGATTATAAATGACCGCCAATATGTAATAGGTAGATGGGACTACTAGGATAGTGAATCCTTAACTAACTACCTTACTGGGGGAAATCACACACATACTATACTAGCCCTGTGGGTATGAGTGTGAATCATTTAGTGAGTCTATCGAACACAGAAATACACAATAAACGACATATAACATTTTACTGTGTACAAAACTTTATTCAAATGTAACCTTTCTCGTCCTATTTACATTTATCTTAACATATCGATCATATGTTACGATTATTATAAATATAGTATGGTTACACTGATTATAATTAACACCAATAAGAATTACTATTAATTACAGAAGATCATGACAATGACATATGGCATTGAAACCAGGAGTATACCTATTTTCGCTAGGTATGCTCCAGAAGATAGGAATTACATTGGTAGATTACATGCTTATGTATGCAATCTACGACAAAAGGCATCATCAGTAAATTAAGGTGTAATAATAATTTACTTAATGGAGGCACCACCATGTAAGTCTTTACTTACCGACTGCTGACCGTCTCACCATGTCTTCCCTAAAAGccgaccccaataatagtggctatACCATGGCTGCTGAACTAAACGAGGCTACCGATCATTGCGGCTATTACACTGAATTGTCAACCGAACCAGTTAGTGATACACACGATGCGGATCATCATCCCTTGCATTGCGAGGATTGGAACAGATTAAACCCAAAGTGTAATTGGGCAGAGTTgcataaaaaacgtttttttttttaaaaaaaaaacaaaaaaaacgtttttttttgttttaaacaaatgtTAAAAACGGTTCTATCGATTCgttgtttaaaacagtgtttaaaacatgtttaaaacacgttttaaacaaaattttgaattaataagcaaaatgagtaggtagttagtgttggcctgagaatattctcaatgcgcataatctgagaatattcgcgaatattctcaaatgcttggagaatattctctcaaaaaaataaaaatcatgacttttttcaaaaaatttaaagatttttcttcaatttccacAATTTACGAGTTTTACCACTACTTTTCTTTACAAATTACCAATTTTCCttgataatttgaaaccttttcatggaaagtttcctattatctctaaactaagcaaaatgtcctaattttttgaaaagaatctgcggaatatgcgcatattcttgcgcataatccgcagattcttttcaaaaaattagaaaattattgctTAGTTCAGAGATAATAGGGAAAaggttttggtaactttcaaattattaaggaaaattggaaatttataaagaaaagtagttgtaaaacttgtaaattgtggaaaattgtagaaaaatcttcaaattttttgaaaaaagtcctgatttttatttttttgagagaatattctccaagcgtttgagaatattcgcgaatattcgcgaatattctcagattatgcgcattgagaatattctcaggccaacactaggGGTAAAACGACAAATACAAattacaccttttttttttttttggtttgttggtTGTCTACTTTTAATGTGTTTAAGCCAATACACTATGCCTTAGGCTTTTAAGTATATTTGCTTCAGTACGACAACTGAATTTGAGCCATTCCCTGTCATGGCACCCCTGTCTGGGACCATTGAGGCCTGCTGGAGGAAAACTATAAAGAGTGTTTCGCGATTATGCTTCCAGTGCCTCCTTTCAAAGTCTGCATTGAGGAGGTTTTATTTGTACAGCTTGTTCGGCTGCCCACAGTTCCCTCACTGTTTGTTGTAGGTACTTTCGAGTTTCGATGAATGGGGTCATGAACATCTGGTAGATTCGTTGGTGTGATGTTTGATGGTCTTGCTGCCTGACTACGGTGACAAACAAGTATTATGTGGTCAACGCTCTCTGGTGCCTTGCTGCAGGAGCATGTTGGGGAGTCACATTTCTTCATGGTATGTAGATATTTGCGAAAGCAGCCATGGCCTGTCACAGCCTGTCCGAGCCAGAAGTCCAGTTCCTGTATTGGGAGAAGCCTGTGTACTGATGGAATGAGCCTCTTAGTCCAATTCCCATGTTGGTAAGATCTCCAGCGGGCTTGCCAGATATTCAGGGAGTGAGCTCTGTAACTTGTTCTAAGTTCTAAGCTGTTGCCCTCAAACTCGACTTGGTGCGGGTAGCTGCTTTTTGATAAGCCACAGAATGCTGCGTTCGATTAGGAATAAGATCTATAGGAGGGAATCCTGATATCACACCAGCAGATTCAACTCCAGTTGTGCGATACAACCTGCCAATGTTGGTAGCAAttcttcttcttattttttgcaGTGATCTGATATGTTGTGTGTCTCGTAGTTCCTGGTAAAACAGGCTTGAACAATACAACAGTGTTGTGACTACAGTACAGTAGTACATGATTCTCCTGGCCCATGAGGAGTATCCGTATAGATTTCGGCAAATAGTTACTACATCGAATTGACGAGACTCCTGCTACGGCCACTAACACGAATCAAGTGAAGCTGGGTTCTCGAGGATGTTAGCGCATAGCCACCATCCTCCAGCGACCTTCAAGAGTGACTTTCTCCTACTCCTACTCCCTAACAGACTAATTTACCACGTTACTGCGCACCTTTACGTCATGTGCTATTAATATCACAACGTAAAGGATCACTATTGGAATGACCACCTAAATGGTGAAGGCATATTGCACCATATCAAAGTcacacagaaaattttttggcttcaaaagtgCTGTCCCTGGAAAGGAAGACTCAAAaagaaccatttttgaaaaattgtggttttctCGCTATAGCCCCCcattcaacttgttttgagaaaagtggtccagttccaaaatgtagcatttgagattctgcatcgatccAAGCCAACCTCATTAAAATCTGAGACCACTTATAGTTTGTCATATGCCAATAGGAATGGCGATGTAAGTATCCCCAGTTGCCGTCGCAGATTACCttaacaacttttttcttaaaggggacatcttaagcaacattttaaagtaaacttgccaaaaaatggccttatcgggactcatcctttcaacaaaatttcattaaaatgaagtaggtaggtatgaaatttgaaattcatattctgtgaactaatttcaatacgctatgaagtacatacatagatcGCACGTAGATTTAAAGTATGTAGTTTTAGAGCCTCcgacgaatttttggaaattactgaagcctTAAGAAGAGATTCCAAagctcgaatttttcaaaaaaaaaaaaaaatatcaaagtgCTAAAAATCAATCATTATTTCTGCACTCTAATTTCATCATATCTTTGAATATTCGATATAATACCCTTCCTCCTCCATTTGtggtagaaagatgaaattcagacAGTTTCAATAtacgttttggagcctgcaaTGGCTTTTTATAAActcttgtttttcaaaaaatgccataaaatctgTCCGAATTGACTTTGTCACGCATTGTGCAGAATGAATTacgaatttccaacttcatttgctgaaattttgaagaaattttcaagtcttgaaaatctgctgaaggcttcaaaattgCTTAAGACGGATTGAAaccttttccaatcgatttatcAGCTCGAAAATAGGGAAtactccaaatttcagctttcaaggtcaatttggtggagtttttttccatttttggctgaaatttgattcttaaaaatttatcgaaaatcaaaattagcacttgaaattttggctggtgataaatttttccatACTCTATctatctagctttgtccagagagaaacaaaaattgtccaaaaaataatGAGTAAGCTCCAGAAAATTTGGGTGAAATTGGCATTTCGCCACTGTAATCTTTGAAAACTCAACTGATTCGTccagaaaatcgcaaaaattcaaaaaaacgaatcgatttgatTGAGAGATTTTGTAATTCACTCCGatttgattttggtaatttcatTAATCGATTgacattgaaaaagaaaaaaacgccaAACAAAAAATACCATCCTGTATTTTTTCCCATAGTAGAAGTACAAGTCGAATGTTGGACATTTAATACGCGCCAATatctaagaaaaaaaacaacgaaaatacAATTTAGATTTTAAACACATTTAGTTAGGTcatcaattattgaaatttaagtACACTTAGATGATATGTGCATGGCTAGGCAGTACTTATCGCGGAATTTGTTGCCGCAATGGGCACACTCAAAACGATGGCCCTCCACATGGGCTCTTTCGTGCCTCGTCCAATTGCAATTATGCTTGAATTTTTggttgcatatgcggcatttgaagggTTTCTCTTGACTATGCGTTTGTTGGTGCTGAGTAAGATAATGTTTGTGAGTAAAACTTTTGCTACACAATTTGCAAGAAAACGGTTTCACACCgagtatacctttacctacaggATAAAAGATCATATCGCAAATGTCACGTCttcttttgaataattgtgtTGTCAACTAGTTAGTAGTTATGCCCCATAAATACCAAAATGCAATGAAGTCCATAAAAAGTTTCATGTTTAATATTATGAACTCCGAAGAGGAGGCTCAAAGAAGaaccattttcaaagaaatgacGGATTTTTCGCTTTATCCACTACtcaacttgttttgagaaaattggtcccgtttcaaaatttagcatttgagattctgcgtcgatcgaAGACAATTCCACTAaaatcagtggcgtagccaggattttctcaaggagggggcaaaaccagatttttaggcatgaaaaatcgaaatgagggataattttctggaaatctattgtgatgtgtggtgattttatgaaaatgaaggcaaaattactgctcgagcgaagtgagagcgaaattttttagaaaaaatgggtccgaacAACGAAAAaccgtccatttttgcatgttttctttcaaatttttgctcgcaaggggggcatggcccccttcgccccccccttggctacgccattgactaaaatccaaggccactatAGTTCTTCATGCCAATAGGAATAGATGCATCCATCCTCCCACGCCATTATCGATGCTCTGAGACAACTTTTCTCTGAAAGTGTACATCTTATCTTAATTAATGGCCTGGCCTCGCTAACAAAATGATCGgtattttgattggcaggtcagccgaagtcacagattttgctttccaatattacattcacacaaaatttttggaactggaaAAATCTAAATCTGAAGAGCATGCTAAAATTGGCCACCTGCCAACATttcaattgcaaaattgtgtataggtacctatttttcgttttctgttGGATTTTTGAACAACATAATTGGGttagaaatgataaaaaaaatcaaaatgttgccaaattgaCCTGTCCCATTTTTGACTTGCCAAATGGAGCTTCCAGaagattttcaaacattaaaattttcacgaaattgtacatttggtaaaattttgtagaaattgcaagtttcaaaaacgtaCTGAAGTcaccaagaattttcaaaacgtcgctggaggcttcaaaatgacttaaactcgccagcagttgacttaataacgtgtttaaattggagtgAATGGTGAATTTCCAAtgtccaacttcatttgatgaaattttgtgaaaatttcaagtttcaaaaatctactagaggctccaaaactgctgaaAACAGTTGAACaccatttctaatcgatttgatcggtcgaaaataggatttattcaaaatttcagctttctaggtcaatgtGGCcgtggtaaaa
This region of Planococcus citri chromosome 5, ihPlaCitr1.1, whole genome shotgun sequence genomic DNA includes:
- the LOC135849110 gene encoding zinc finger protein 300-like isoform X6, which produces MSRQSNDVCNETSLNNFTNARVNNMDLFDGFSEEKSEQSMLGTSSDHVTSNQFQNNILCKIENDSYPSDQENVPTLELKVKQEARTDQRFVKDELLQSAEHVKAEDVYTTDSSMPSVEISIDNPEIKIEVKSEPFTEEVCISGFSVMLDEPAEMIAEDNHFVNSTISPQEISTDLLHSAKANLKQFSIRVVDADTCRNVTKNNRYSLTTSSAENSNSRRCSTEDPLEQHFEEVTPLKREYSDEDSQSPNSTIPSSKKSLESRYNAEAQPGYSKDQENADQGRITRSAKQKKHLSTVKRPTRNSGNGSNKAKVQTQDSLPYCCDICSKKFSSKRDWSRHQREHSKPFHCQVCDKRFAYKFRLIRHGLTHSEKKRYKCSICDAQFKYNDSKVAHERVHMEGACFECADCGKKFSHKRNLIRHLKLHSGVKQFSCQTCSKSFAQKGYLIRHQRSHSEENPFKCRICNKQFKHSRSRYPCGGPSF
- the LOC135849110 gene encoding zinc finger protein 37-like isoform X5, giving the protein MSRQSNDVCNETSLNNFTNARVNNMDLFDGFSEEKSEQSMLGTSSDHVTSNQFQNNILCKIENDSYPSDQENVPTLELKVKQEARTDQRFVKDELLQSAEHVKAEDVYTTDSSMPSVEISIDNPEIKIEVKSEPFTEEVCISGFSVMLDEPAEMIAEDNHFVNSTISPQEISTDLLHSAKANLKQFSIRVVDADTCRNVTKNNRYSLTTSSAENSNSRRCSTEDPLEQHFEEVTPLKREYSDEDSQSPNSTIPSSKKSLESRYNAEAQPGYSKDQENADQGRITRSAKQKKHLSTVKRPTRNSGNGSNKVKVQMRDSLPYCCDICSKKFSSKRDWTRHQRQHTKPFHCQVCDKRFAYKFRLITHGLTHSEKKRFKCSICDAQFKQNTHKVKHERVHKEGACFECTVCGKMFSYKHALITHLRVHSGVKPFSCQTCSKSFTRKDHLIRHQWTHSEEKPFKCRICNQQFRQQEYKNMHERFHVEGPRFECAHCGKKYRYKRDLAKHISSKCT
- the LOC135849110 gene encoding zinc finger and SCAN domain-containing protein 21-like isoform X4, encoding MSRQSNDVCNETSLNNFTNARVNNMDLFDGFSEEKSEQSMLGTSSDHVTSNQFQNNILCKIENDSYPSDQENVPTLELKVKQEARTDQRFVKDELLQSAEHVKAEDVYTTDSSMPSVEISIDNPEIKIEVKSEPFTEEVCISGFSVMLDEPAEMIAEDNHFVNSTISPQEISTDLLHSAKANLKQFSIRVVDADTCRNVTKNNRYSLTTSSAENSNSRRCSTEDPLEQHFEEVTPLKREYSDEDSQSPNSTIPSSKKSLESRYNAEAQPGYSKDQENADQGRITRSAKQKKHLSTVKRPTRNSGNGSNKVKVQMRDSLPYCCDICGTKFSYKRDWARHQEEHMKPFHCQVCDKPFVYEEDLFAHGLAHDEEQDYKCRSCDARFMDNRSRLEHERVHAKRDCFECPDCGKKFSHKQSVMTHQRLHSGVKPFSCKTCGKRFTQHHHLTDHQRTHSKEKPFQCRICNQRFTQKGNRAQHERFHVEGPRFECAHCGNKFRSKIALANHISSKCS
- the LOC135849110 gene encoding zinc finger protein 391-like isoform X1; protein product: MSRQSNDVCNETSLNNFTNARVNNMDLFDGFSEEKSEQSMLGTSSDHVTSNQFQNNILCKIENDSYPSDQENVPTLELKVKQEARTDQRFVKDELLQSAEHVKAEDVYTTDSSMPSVEISIDNPEIKIEVKSEPFTEEVCISGFSVMLDEPAEMIAEDNHFVNSTISPQEISTDLLHSAKANLKQFSIRVVDADTCRNVTKNNRYSLTTSSAENSNSRRCSTEDPLEQHFEEVTPLKREYSDEDSQSPNSTIPSSKKSLESRYNAEAQPGYSKDQENADQGRITRSAKQKKHLSTVKRPTRNSGNGSNKVTVEMRDSSKPFHCQVCNKQFAYKRSLSAHGLVHSEEKPYKCRTCGTRFKNYQNKLSHEQRMHVEKACFECAVCGKKYSYKESLFTHLKLHSTPFSCQICSKSFARKDHLRQHQRMHSEEKCYKCGICDARYKHNRHKVRHERTHDGPCFECADCGKKFSCKDNLTKHVKVHFGVKPFSCQKCGKKFTRKGSLTQHQRTHTKEKPLKCRICNQKFSHQGEKARHERFHRFECAHCGRKFCYKKSLANHISSKCT